In Bacillus sp. S3, the sequence GCTGAACCTGTGGGTTCGATTTTACCGGGATTGGATTTCGGTTCAAATGATCCGGATCAAGTGTCAAATACAGTTCGGATTATTCTTCTTATTACCGTCCTATCGATTGCTCCGGCGATTCTTGTACTCATGACCTGTTTTACACGGATAATTATCGTGCTGGGTTTTGTACGCAATGCTCTTGGCACCCAGCAAATCCCACCCAATCAAGTCCTGGTGGGTTTGGCTCTGTTTATGACGTTTTTTATCATGGGTCCTACTTTTTCGCAAATAAATAAAGAGGCCTTCCAGCCGTTTATGGCAGGGGAAATGACCCAGGATCAAGCCTTCAAACAGGCGAGCGGACCGTTAAAAGAATTTATGACGAAAAATACTCGTGAAAAGGACTTAGCCTTGTTTTTGGATTATGCGAAGATGGAACGGCCGAAAACGGTAGAGGACATTCCGTTAACCGCACTTGTTCCTGCCTATGCCATTAGTGAATTAAAGACAGCCTTCCAGATGGGATTCATGATTTTTATCCCATTTCTTGTCATAGACATGATTGTCTCCAGTGTATTAATGTCAATGGGGATGATGATGCTCCCACCTGTCATGATTTCATTGCCATTTAAGATTTTACTATTCGTTTTAGTTGACGGCTGGCATCTCATTGTCGGGTCACTGCTCAAGAGTTTTTAGAAGGAAGTGTAAATCATGACAACGGAAATGGTATTACGTATCGCTCAAGAAGCCATTTACACAATATTAATGGTGATTGCACCTGTTGCCGGAGTG encodes:
- the fliP gene encoding flagellar type III secretion system pore protein FliP (The bacterial flagellar biogenesis protein FliP forms a type III secretion system (T3SS)-type pore required for flagellar assembly.), which produces MVRKLAFLVPLFTLGFITVAYAAEPVGSILPGLDFGSNDPDQVSNTVRIILLITVLSIAPAILVLMTCFTRIIIVLGFVRNALGTQQIPPNQVLVGLALFMTFFIMGPTFSQINKEAFQPFMAGEMTQDQAFKQASGPLKEFMTKNTREKDLALFLDYAKMERPKTVEDIPLTALVPAYAISELKTAFQMGFMIFIPFLVIDMIVSSVLMSMGMMMLPPVMISLPFKILLFVLVDGWHLIVGSLLKSF